aatgaaaatttctttagctttatttttttcatgaaacgtgaaacattttttcttaattctcgAACCATAAGtaataaaatctaatatttttgtatatcttttttaacttttagacGGATTTGGTGAAGAAAACACACACTTTTACAATAAAAGCCGAAGATCGTGAACGTCTCGTGGAACAAGAAGGTCTCGTTCGCGTTCTATTCAAAAGCAATATGATGATAAACATGCCATTGAAATTCGGTGTCGACATTTCTCCAATCAACCAAGAGCTTGGAATTCTCTATTCCGCATTCGTTTTGGTCTTTTTGTACGCCTTGATCATCTGGGAAGTCGTTCATCGTACTTTTGCTGCAATTTTGGCATCTTGTCTTTCAATCGCTCTTCTCGCTGCTCTAAATGATCGCCCAACTGTCGAAGAAATCATCTCCTGGATTGACGTCGAGATcattttgttgcttttctcAATGATGTTACTCGTAGGAATTATGACAGAAACTGGCGTTTTTGACTATCTCGCTGTTTATGCGTACAAAATCGCGAATGGAAGTGTTTGGGCATTAATTCATTGTCTCTGCATATTTACAACTCTCATATCAGCGTTACTTGATAATGTGACAACGGTTTTACTGATGGCTCCAATGACAGTCCGACTATGCGAAGTCATGGATTTGAATCCGATCCCAGTTTTAATGGCAATTGTGGTTCATGCGAATATCGGAGGTCTGATGACGCCCGTGGGAGATCCGCCAAATGTCATCATAACCTCAAATCATTACATTTTGCAACATGGCGTCACTTTTATGCTCTTCACGCTTCACATGACAGTCGGAGTTATTATTCTAACGTTCAGTACGAGTCTTCATTTGCGATGGAAATTCCGTAATATCAATTCCTTGCTGTTCCACGAGTCAAAGGAGATCAAAGAGTTGCGAAGAAATATTCTCGTGTGGGAACGCGCGGCACAAAGTATCTCGCCATTTACGAAAGACGCGAATATCGTGCGAGAGACAATCAtgcgaaaagtgaaaattttgaagcatCATTTGAAGAAACGAATTGCGAAGGGAGTTTTGCCAAGTGATCGTTACAAGAGAACGTTGGAAGAAATGCAAAAAGAGTTCCCGATTAAGAATAAGCCGCTGTTGATTAAATGCACGGTAGTCCTTATTTTCATCACAGCACTTTTCTTTATCGAGTCCATTGACAGTATTCGAAGTTTGAGTGTTGGATGGTCAGCGTTACTTGGCGTCATTTTACTCCTGATTGTAGCTGacaagtaagaaattttataaaatttgctttaaaaaatttttttgacagatgacagatgtcaaattttttgttgaaatcttaattttttgaacatttgaaagtcaaaattgaatttttgagcaaatttaagtctaaaaattcaaaatttcaactaaaaattacctaaaatagcctttaaaatgtatttttagtgaaaattttgacagctgtcatatatttttaatgtcaaaattatgacagctgtcaaaattttctgtaaaatctcaaatttaagtcttttttaggtaatttataattaaaatttttcgtttttggctttacttttctcaaaaatttatattttgactttaaaatgttcaaaaactgagattttttcaaaaatatttgacacttgtcaactgtcaaaatcatttttcttattttttttcctaaaaatgactttttctcaaaattttcctttaaactCGTTTCAGAAATGACATGGATGCAGTTCTCCATAAAATTGAATGGCCCACATTGCTCTTCTTTGCTGCCATGTTTGTCGTTATGGAAAGTGTCGAACGCATGGGACTCATTGATTGCATTGGAAAATTAACGGAACTCATTATTCTTTCTGTCTCAGAAGCTCATCGACTTGCCGTTGCTCTGATCATCATTCTGTGGTTGTCAGCTATTACCTCTGCTTTCGTGGATTCAATTCCCGTTACGACAATGATGACGAAAATTGTCGTTAATTTGGCCAAAAATAAGGCTttgggtgagtttttttttaatttttaattttcttgaaggtaattttttgttttgaaggtCTCCCGTTGCATCCTCTTGTCTGGGCGTTGGCATTTGGACCCTGTTTGGGCGGAAATGGAACGTTAATTGGCGGTTCAGCGAATATTTTGGTCGCAGGTATCGCGGAACAACATGGTTATCGGTTCTCCTTCATGGATTACTTTAggtgagaaattattttaagtaaaaaataatttttttttttagaatttttaaataaaattattatttttttcttaaaaattatggttttaaaaaataaaattcaagtaattttttttaatctaattaaatttcatttatttaattttttctttataatttaataattttttttttattttattttatttatttatttttatattttattttaaacaatttaatttttatttaattaaatttttaaaaattttgatttttaatattaaattttttttcaaaaatatttttgaaaatttttttttaatattttgcattaaatataatttttcttctattttttaatataatttttaaaaacttttctcgaaatactcgaaaagaaaaaaaataaaattattttttatcaaatattttcagacTTGGATTCCCTATCATGTTAGTTTCTGTTGCCACAGCCACAGCGTATCTCTTGGGAGCCCACGTTATCTTCGGATGGCAGTAATTCATCAAACAATCAGAAACCtcgttaattgttttaaactatttcttgaaattttatcaattttacgaatatttttataaaaatttaagaaaatttactgaataaaattcaatcttTACTAATAAATTGTTCTAAATCccgaatttttcttaaaaaatggacgtcaattttttctcaaatatcaaaattaaatccaaACATGAACTGTGCTTAAAAGAAGAACTCCAAATCCAATCGCAACACTTTTAGCTCCGTTGAAATAGTCGACATCAGCTTTGAACAAGTAACATTCCTCATAGCTTGACTTTCGTTTGCCTGTAAAAGTTAACGGGAAATTATAGATCATGTAAAGATCTTCTTCTGTGGAGTTTCCGTTGAAGTTGTTTTTGCTACGGCGACACTCATCGACGAAAAATTCAGCGAAATATTGAGAAGTTCTTGTGGATTCCTTTGTGTGAGTGATGTTCTTGTTGCGAATCCAttcgtataaatttttctctggATGGAATTGAACGCCGTAAAATGGATATctaaaataagagaaaataattcgtatttttttaaaaagatttttaaaaatttgataaaaaattgcaaaagttcaaaaatttgtttttaaatttttaaaaattttttttttccaaaatattttttaccgcatttcgaagaaaaaattaaaaaattgcaaaagttcaaaaaaatttttttttatttatttaaaaatcaaggagattttgatggaaatcatctttaaaatgaatatttttcaattttagctttgaaatccatcaaaagttttttgacttttgaccgaattttttttttaaaacggtctttttaaatcaaaaatcaaggattttgatggaaattatctttagaatgaacatttattcaattttagctttgaaatccatcaaaaatttacttaaacttgacttgaaaaatttatttttttttatttcttcaaaaattaaggaattttgatggaaatcatctttagaatgaatatttatttaattttagctttgaaatccatcttgaaaaaaagtttggaaatcatcttttgaatatttatttaatatttttacttgaaaaaattttcatgaaaaaatttttttttttatttcatcaaaaatcaaggatattttgatggaaatcatcttgaatgaatatttattaaagctttaaaatccatgaccgtgaaaaattttcgttcttctttttcgaaaaaaaatcttacttgacATGTTCTATCGTTGAAATAAACTCAAATCCATTCCAATCCAAGTTTGTCGACATGACACGCCAATTTTCTGCTATCTGAGCTTCTTTCATTgcctttaattgatttattcaataagataagataacttttcaaatcaaaacggAAGTTACCTTTTCCGTCACGcaatattgatgaaaattcgatGTCACAGGTTTCGTTCGTAAATCTTCAATTACTTCTTTTGGAGCGACACTAAAAAGTCGCGAACTCAAAGCATCAGCTTTAAAATCCAAATGCAACGCCTGGTTATGTGACGAACAATCATCCCGATGCTCCGTCGCATTCGAGTCCAAATAAGTCAATAACTCAAATCCTAAACAAGTTCCCCAAATTGGAAAATAAGTCCCGTTATCATTTAACTCTTTGGCAATGTTGTAGATGAACATTCCGGCATCCGCATAACCATTACTCTGATTGAACCATGTGGCTCCTCCaggaaataaaattctaaaaatagaacCTTTTTTTATACGGAGAATTAACTTTTCGTGTAAATACTTACCCATTAACTTTCCGCATGATTTCCTCGTAATACGATTTTGGTCGgtcaataaaaattggaatGACGCGTGCTCCTCCCCCTTTAAATGagtaaaaggaatttttgggtttattagttttttgttttcaaataagtaaaagtaaataaaatttttcattatttttcaatattttaagtttttaaaaattaaaaaaaaaaacaatttaggtaatttaaaaaataaaattatttaaatttaaaaaaataattatttaaattaaattatttttttatttttttttaaattttattcaaatattatttttttttctgaatattattattattttttattttaattatttaatttttttaatcaataaaattttttaaattaattaatttaataataatttaattaaaatttctttttgaaaaaaaatttttaatttaattaaatatttaatttaaatttaattttttttaaatttttgattaaaaaaaaatcaaaattgaaagaaaaacaaaaaattaattccaaacCCTGCCTTCGACAAATTTGACATAAGAGGCagcaataaaacttttatattgtCCTGGATACTTTTGTTCCAGCGAATACGCTATCTCTTGCGCCAACACGCCAACGATGGGATATTCGTTAACAACAGGGGACGATGTCGTAAAATTGATGGCTCCAAAGCTTCcagttaatgaaaaaatgaggcaaaacaatgaaaaataattaaaaagagaCATTTTTGGTACGTTCATGCCGAAAGCAAAACAGATACTGCAACAATGTGTCACTTTGGATGAGCTTATAATGAGCTGATAATGAACAGAAGCGATAACTAATCTCATGGAATTGGAGAGATACTGATAACAATTTGTTATGCATGAGATTTCTCGTGTTATGTCACGTTTCGCTCTTTGTTTTGATAATATTATTTCATTCtctctttcattttttgttatgaaatttttaacggtaaaatttaaacaagataaatttattaaaaatttaaaaaatattaaaattaaaagattattttttaaaattttaattaaaatttcaga
The sequence above is drawn from the Culicoides brevitarsis isolate CSIRO-B50_1 chromosome 1, AGI_CSIRO_Cbre_v1, whole genome shotgun sequence genome and encodes:
- the LOC134829672 gene encoding P protein-like isoform X1 → MGLLKRLKHGASNSGTQSSSKNDRKKSDKNGESDASIPLSEVTEESLKVWRNLPAKIRQDPSMVSFRVENERLHGEIFDDDQDGNFGDQDDESSQDNSEFITINVTNETGESQEIDHIKEKDVAHPTHSHQAIGPAASTSTASHARGSIPVANYNPSGAPHQSTLPPKDDHDNPCKNNSKIVCLFFAWFFVMILLMITNEKDPHSKHISIPPYDSSKSYLLPELPTSYSVKVSVHGAFLSDDFANMSTHILEIRLQGIMSNLHLNNTKDDIGNYTTDLAYAWKIPCRAPSDFDTTDLVKKTHTFTIKAEDRERLVEQEGLVRVLFKSNMMINMPLKFGVDISPINQELGILYSAFVLVFLYALIIWEVVHRTFAAILASCLSIALLAALNDRPTVEEIISWIDVEIILLLFSMMLLVGIMTETGVFDYLAVYAYKIANGSVWALIHCLCIFTTLISALLDNVTTVLLMAPMTVRLCEVMDLNPIPVLMAIVVHANIGGLMTPVGDPPNVIITSNHYILQHGVTFMLFTLHMTVGVIILTFSTSLHLRWKFRNINSLLFHESKEIKELRRNILVWERAAQSISPFTKDANIVRETIMRKVKILKHHLKKRIAKGVLPSDRYKRTLEEMQKEFPIKNKPLLIKCTVVLIFITALFFIESIDSIRSLSVGWSALLGVILLLIVADKNDMDAVLHKIEWPTLLFFAAMFVVMESVERMGLIDCIGKLTELIILSVSEAHRLAVALIIILWLSAITSAFVDSIPVTTMMTKIVVNLAKNKALGLPLHPLVWALAFGPCLGGNGTLIGGSANILVAGIAEQHGYRFSFMDYFRLGFPIMLVSVATATAYLLGAHVIFGWQ
- the LOC134829672 gene encoding P protein-like isoform X2, whose amino-acid sequence is MPIKRARSAYYHYQQKKVQHTFPAPNEVTEESLKVWRNLPAKIRQDPSMVSFRVENERLHGEIFDDDQDGNFGDQDDESSQDNSEFITINVTNETGESQEIDHIKEKDVAHPTHSHQAIGPAASTSTASHARGSIPVANYNPSGAPHQSTLPPKDDHDNPCKNNSKIVCLFFAWFFVMILLMITNEKDPHSKHISIPPYDSSKSYLLPELPTSYSVKVSVHGAFLSDDFANMSTHILEIRLQGIMSNLHLNNTKDDIGNYTTDLAYAWKIPCRAPSDFDTTDLVKKTHTFTIKAEDRERLVEQEGLVRVLFKSNMMINMPLKFGVDISPINQELGILYSAFVLVFLYALIIWEVVHRTFAAILASCLSIALLAALNDRPTVEEIISWIDVEIILLLFSMMLLVGIMTETGVFDYLAVYAYKIANGSVWALIHCLCIFTTLISALLDNVTTVLLMAPMTVRLCEVMDLNPIPVLMAIVVHANIGGLMTPVGDPPNVIITSNHYILQHGVTFMLFTLHMTVGVIILTFSTSLHLRWKFRNINSLLFHESKEIKELRRNILVWERAAQSISPFTKDANIVRETIMRKVKILKHHLKKRIAKGVLPSDRYKRTLEEMQKEFPIKNKPLLIKCTVVLIFITALFFIESIDSIRSLSVGWSALLGVILLLIVADKNDMDAVLHKIEWPTLLFFAAMFVVMESVERMGLIDCIGKLTELIILSVSEAHRLAVALIIILWLSAITSAFVDSIPVTTMMTKIVVNLAKNKALGLPLHPLVWALAFGPCLGGNGTLIGGSANILVAGIAEQHGYRFSFMDYFRLGFPIMLVSVATATAYLLGAHVIFGWQ
- the LOC134829685 gene encoding gamma-glutamyl hydrolase-like — its product is MNVPKMSLFNYFSLFCLIFSLTGSFGAINFTTSSPVVNEYPIVGVLAQEIAYSLEQKYPGQYKSFIAASYVKFVEGGGARVIPIFIDRPKSYYEEIMRKVNGILFPGGATWFNQSNGYADAGMFIYNIAKELNDNGTYFPIWGTCLGFELLTYLDSNATEHRDDCSSHNQALHLDFKADALSSRLFSVAPKEVIEDLRTKPVTSNFHQYCVTEKAMKEAQIAENWRVMSTNLDWNGFEFISTIEHVKYPFYGVQFHPEKNLYEWIRNKNITHTKESTRTSQYFAEFFVDECRRSKNNFNGNSTEEDLYMIYNFPLTFTGKRKSSYEECYLFKADVDYFNGAKSVAIGFGVLLLSTVHVWI